The Triticum aestivum cultivar Chinese Spring chromosome 5A, IWGSC CS RefSeq v2.1, whole genome shotgun sequence genomic sequence CGGAATCGCCTCCCCCGCGTCCAAGATCGCATGGCCAACTACGGAAACccctccccgccggcgccgccgaccGACGACGACTTGGTTTTACATGGCTTGCAGCAGCGGGGGACTGTGCGGCGCGTGTTCATTATCAGCCAAGGTGCTTCAGATCTGAGCCAACTTGAGGCTGACATCGAGGAGAGAAtcgcgagccgccgccgccctggtAGCACGGCCACCGACAGGATCCCGAGACGCCGCAGCCTTGATCGCATGACCAACTTGAGCTACCCGTCCCTGCCGCCCAGCCACTACCATGTTAGCACCTCCTTcctaatttcttttcttttctcaacCCCAACAAAGCATACATCCATACTCCGTTGTTTGCCTTGATTTCTGTTAACATAATTAATTGATGAATTGTGTGTTTGTTTCAGCCATACTAACTTGATTCTGCCTGGCTTCTTGCAGTGGGGCGCTCCAGGCTTTCCCCGGCCCATGGTCATTCCCAAGCAACTCCCTCCAGGTGATGAACGTGCTTATGTACACGAATATTATCCTCCTAATAATCAGACCGTGCACTGTCTACCTCACGAAGACGGAGCAACGAAGGTGGTATGCCTGACCGAGATGCTCCCGTCACACCACCTCCTCGAGGACGACGAGTTTTACCAGCGCTCTTTGGAGGATGTCGACGAAGAAGCATGCGTGTTTAGCAACTTGGTGAATGTGGTCATCCCGCGGCCCGGCCCAAGCAATGTTGATCCGGTGGTCGCTGGAGTCGGGAGGGTCTTCTTGGAGTACTCGTGCCTCGACAGCTCGAATCTTTGCAAGATCGAGATGGATGGGAGATGGTGGGATGAGAAGCGAATCGTTGCAAGGTTCTATCCAGAGGACAAGTTTGCTGCCGGAGACTACGGCTACGAGCCTCTGACAGATAATACTTAGTTAGATAGATCTCGACCCAAACCCAATTAATCCCATGTCTTGTCTGTCAACTGCGTAGAGTTTGGTAGTTGACATCTTTGTTGGTAGTGTTTCGAAGCACATTGTAAGAAAGAGTTGCTGTAATCTCCATACATTACAATACATATGTACTTGCAATTTTTGTACTATATATACTAACAAGCAGTTATCTATAAAATACATGCAAAGATTCAAACAATACCATGAAAAAGTAATTTCAATCACAGGAAATACTTGTGAACCGTATGGTACTATCTACTAGTATAAAACTGTTTTTCACGGTCACATCAGCACATGGTTCAAAACCCTAAATACGATCATTCTGTTGAGAATAAAAACATGAGTACTTGCAAAGGGAACTAGCACTTTGAACGAATGCAGATCAATGGATCCATGTGCTTAAAGTTGAGTCTAAAGACCATACATTCAATGTGATGAACACCAGATGTTTCCCTAGCACAAGGTCTAACATTTGTGTAGCCAAGTAGCTAGCAAGACGTGTAGATCAGTAGAATTTGGAAGCAAGCTTTACTATGAGCTCGTTCACAACATCTGGATAGGTTTTAGCTATATGCTTCCAGCCTTTGGTACGCAATAAGATATGTAACTTTGCGGGAGACAGGAATCGCACGAACTGCACGCACGCCTCCTTCAGGCGACAACAGTGGTACTGCTCGGCTAGATCAAGAATAGTCGCCACCGAGCTCACGTCTAGGTGCTCACACAACTCGTCTTCGCACATCAACTTGAGTTTTGGGAGATCGTACCTATCCGCCGCTACGAGCAAGTGCTGCAGCCACG encodes the following:
- the LOC123107685 gene encoding uncharacterized protein codes for the protein MANYGNPSPPAPPTDDDLVLHGLQQRGTVRRVFIISQGASDLSQLEADIEERIASRRRPGSTATDRIPRRRSLDRMTNLSYPSLPPSHYHWGAPGFPRPMVIPKQLPPGDERAYVHEYYPPNNQTVHCLPHEDGATKVVCLTEMLPSHHLLEDDEFYQRSLEDVDEEACVFSNLVNVVIPRPGPSNVDPVVAGVGRVFLEYSCLDSSNLCKIEMDGRWWDEKRIVARFYPEDKFAAGDYGYEPLTDNT